The following coding sequences are from one Carettochelys insculpta isolate YL-2023 chromosome 5, ASM3395843v1, whole genome shotgun sequence window:
- the CFAP95 gene encoding cilia- and flagella-associated protein 95 isoform X1 produces MPLGHWSLHFLLLPLLPSFQPCWSTANLLSRAACPLLISLQRHQNREAEPKDYDINEVPLGSKNLCQSTYSRFGTVDGTWITTYQDHLSQPYTNKDYREIDIRKSMLNEENFEDGVIDRETGLPRTGVGAVLPRHPSDHFKMFLDTTYRIDYVPPYDYMPYAGAQSDGYSIVHRKCHSQFTDTADYRRHGINTWQDESGIYANVDTKQKVFPVTNPILSNVCQDHF; encoded by the exons ATGCCTTTGGGGCACTGGAGTCTACACTTcctactccttcccctcctcccctccttccagccctgttgGAGCACTGCAAATCTCCTGAGTCGTGCTGCATGCCCGCTCCTCATCTCCCTCCagag gcaTCAAAACAGAGAGGCTGAACCTAAAGATTATGATATAAATGAAGTTCCTTTGGGTTCAAAGAATTTATGTCAGTCTACCTACTCGAGGTTTGGAACAGTGGATGGg ACATGGATAACCACATACCAGGATCATTTGTCTCAACCATATACAAATAAAGACTATAGAGAAATAGATATTCGTAAGTCTATGCTGAATGAAGAAAATTTTGAAGATGGTGTTATTGACAG GGAGACTGGGCTGCCCAGAACAGGAGTTGGAGCTGTATTACCAAGACACCCTTCAGATCACTTTAAaat GTTCTTGGATACAACATACCGCATAGATTATGTTCCTCCCTATGATTATATGCCATAT GCTGGAGCCCAATCAGATGGTTATTCTATAGTTCATAGAAAATGTCACTCGCAATTTACTGACACAGCAGATTACAGAAGACATGGCATCAACACATGGCAAGATGAGAGTGGGATATATGCCAATGTGGATACAAAGCAAAAGGTTTTCCCAGTAACTAATCCTATACTCTCAAACGTATGTCAAGATCATTTCTAA
- the CFAP95 gene encoding cilia- and flagella-associated protein 95 isoform X2, translating into MDMGPADVLERKGALTLRSHCVQYGRPTLVYRWHQNREAEPKDYDINEVPLGSKNLCQSTYSRFGTVDGTWITTYQDHLSQPYTNKDYREIDIRKSMLNEENFEDGVIDRETGLPRTGVGAVLPRHPSDHFKMFLDTTYRIDYVPPYDYMPYAGAQSDGYSIVHRKCHSQFTDTADYRRHGINTWQDESGIYANVDTKQKVFPVTNPILSNVCQDHF; encoded by the exons ATGGACATGGGCCCAGCAGACGTGCTGGAGCGCAAGGGGGCCTTGACTCTGCGCTCGCACTGCGTGCAGTACGGGAGGCCCACCCTAGTGTACCGCTG gcaTCAAAACAGAGAGGCTGAACCTAAAGATTATGATATAAATGAAGTTCCTTTGGGTTCAAAGAATTTATGTCAGTCTACCTACTCGAGGTTTGGAACAGTGGATGGg ACATGGATAACCACATACCAGGATCATTTGTCTCAACCATATACAAATAAAGACTATAGAGAAATAGATATTCGTAAGTCTATGCTGAATGAAGAAAATTTTGAAGATGGTGTTATTGACAG GGAGACTGGGCTGCCCAGAACAGGAGTTGGAGCTGTATTACCAAGACACCCTTCAGATCACTTTAAaat GTTCTTGGATACAACATACCGCATAGATTATGTTCCTCCCTATGATTATATGCCATAT GCTGGAGCCCAATCAGATGGTTATTCTATAGTTCATAGAAAATGTCACTCGCAATTTACTGACACAGCAGATTACAGAAGACATGGCATCAACACATGGCAAGATGAGAGTGGGATATATGCCAATGTGGATACAAAGCAAAAGGTTTTCCCAGTAACTAATCCTATACTCTCAAACGTATGTCAAGATCATTTCTAA